In Kordia antarctica, the following proteins share a genomic window:
- a CDS encoding lmo0937 family membrane protein codes for MRGLLYIIAVILVIGWALGFFVYSSGGLIHILLVIAVIAVLLRLIGGKGV; via the coding sequence ATGAGAGGTTTATTATACATTATCGCAGTAATATTAGTTATAGGATGGGCATTAGGATTCTTCGTATACAGTTCAGGAGGATTAATCCACATTTTATTAGTAATTGCAGTAATCGCAGTTTTATTAAGACTAATTGGAGGAAAAGGAGTTTAA